ACCAATGAGCACCTGAACGGTTCTTATGTTCACGTCTGCCATTACAAGATATGAGGCAAAGGTATGGCGTAGATCATGAAACCGGAAATCCTTTATGCCAACTCTTGTCAAAGCCGTATCGAAAGCCTTATGCCAGTTGCCGTAGATTGAACCATCTGTCTTGGAAAAAATGAATTCACCTTTTCTGTGAATATACAGATCGTCAAGAACGGGCAGGAGCGTATTGCTTATCGGGAGTATTCTCGACTCGTTGTTCTTGGTTT
The sequence above is a segment of the bacterium genome. Coding sequences within it:
- a CDS encoding site-specific integrase — translated: MRKGELQKLTWDAIDFERMIIKVIQTKNNESRILPISNTLLPVLDDLYIHRKGEFIFSKTDGSIYGNWHKAFDTALTRVGIKDFRFHDLRHTFASYLVMADVNIRTVQVLIGHKTIQMTMRYSHLSQSHLLDAVNKIGTKMAQSEAKSFDDVLSYVNS